A single region of the Garra rufa chromosome 6, GarRuf1.0, whole genome shotgun sequence genome encodes:
- the LOC141337117 gene encoding uncharacterized protein, with the protein MQQFHPLKNFLYLLLTIGPCLGEILTPIAVNIGDTANFTCNKTCNGNLLWTFDTDNEKLEVLECVKETCTKKENFKNRVSPKPGALSLDLYPVLYNDQGWYTVACDSERVCRFHLEALVPTTVSTPVRSNITLHCYARTEKQIADDNVDILWKKDDKMVIQVQKGVTTYGSGFTGRASLSLPHYKDGDLSLNILGVTPSDKGLYRCYHRAEDMHGYPASVTLNVTAYQKVFEKKFGENLTLDLFGSDSVKVTFNGHDAAETLVCSVSGSNTCSSDYNHRVSVINGFLVLRDLTLSDTGTFTVRDKMGEVIGVNTVTVEGVTQRHHYIAMSVPVGFILICLFLCWQYHRQTQPLQYRISYNTMQAAVDINPEPSREPACIGLSQQETNPEPDIRPRTPVEETMPETERTIEKQDNTEKYIEVI; encoded by the exons GACCCTGTCTAGGTGAAATTTTGACCCCTATTGCTGTGAATATTGGGGATACTGCGAATTTCACTTGTAATAAGACATGTAATGGAAACCTCTTATGGACATTCGACACTGACAATGAAAAACTGGAAGTTTTAGAATGTGTCAAAGAGACTTGCACCAAAAAAGAAAACTTTAAGAACAGAGTGAGCCCCAAACCTGGAGCCCTGTCTCTAGACTTGTATCCTGTTCTGTACAATGATCAAGGCTGGTACACAGTCGCGTGTGATTCAGAGCGTGTCTGTAGATTCCACTTGGAAGCACTTG TACCCACTACTGTGAGCACCCCAGTCAGAAGCAACATCACACTACATTGCTATGCACGCACAGAGAAACAGATTGCTGATGACAATGTGGACATCCTGTGGAAAAAAGATGACAAAATGGTGATACAAGTTCAAAAAGGAGTTACAACATATGGCTCAGGTTTTACAGGCAGGGCATCGCTTTCACTACCTCATTATAAAGATGGAGATCTTTCCCTTAACATCCTCGGGGTCACCCCATCAGATAAGGGATTGTATCGGTGCTATCACAGAGCTGAAGATATGCATGGTTATCCTGCCTCTGTCACTCTCAATGTTACAG CTTATCAAAAGGTCTTTGAAAAAAAGTTTGGTGAAAATCTGACCCTGGACCTGTTCGGCTCTGACAGTGTGAAGGTAACTTTCAATGGCCATGATGCAGCGGAAACCCTGGTTTGCAGTGTGTCAGGAAGCAACACATGTTCATCTGACTACAATCACAGAGTATCTGTCATAAATGGCTTCCTCGTGCTGCGTGATTTAACACTCTCTGATACAGGCACATTTACTGTCAGAGACAAGATGGGTGAAGTCATTGGTGTCAACACCGTCACGGTGGAGG GTGTGACCCAGAGACATCACTACATAGCTATGTCCGTGCCAGTTGGTTTCATTCTCATTTGCCTGTTCCTTTGCTGGCAATATCATAGACAGACACAACCACTGCAATATCGCATCAGTTATAATACGATGCAGGCTGCTGTTGATATAAATCCAGAACCATCGAGAGAGCCTGCGTGCATTGGATTGTCGCAACAAGAAACCAACCCAGAGCCTGACATTCGTCCACGCACACCTGTAGAGGAGACCATGCCTGAGACTGAGAGGACCATTGAGAAACAAGACAACACTGAGAAGTATATAGAAGTAATATAG